From a region of the Roseisolibacter agri genome:
- a CDS encoding class I adenylate-forming enzyme family protein, with the protein MADTWTLAPVLARRAAEHPERPLVVAAARRLTYGQVETQGTALAAALAELGIAEGDRVAINLPNCPEWVVALVACAKLGAVVVPVSPRLNYHELKYQLRHAEVSCVVTAERHNGVDYLQLFEQALAELPDLQYIVTVGDEELWYDDRIFQFEDLVSKGAGRPVPAPQEVHDGSDLALLYTSGTMGKPKGVRLSHRGILETAVRTGEAIELAPQDRIFAGVPLFAIFGFSTAVGAIASGATLVLQEQFDAPTALALLERERVTVLQGVPTMFHLLMREERFDGAKLRAGGLRTGIIAGSPASEEFVRRVRRWCDVHLAYGLTETGPTVSITRFTDPEDKRLGTVGRPLPGVEVMAVDVLTGALHGPAEAVGEIAVRASGVMIGYARMPAETAKSFTPEGYFLTGDLGILDDDGYLRIVGRRKEAILRGGYQIHPREIENQLRAHPGVEDACVIGIPHDVLGELICACVVPVEGAVITGKELKDFARDTMADYKIPDLVRFFDAFPMTGSGKVRRRELERTVALDPTVTSGA; encoded by the coding sequence ATGGCCGACACCTGGACCCTCGCTCCGGTGCTCGCCCGGCGTGCCGCCGAGCACCCGGAGCGCCCCCTCGTCGTCGCCGCCGCGCGGCGGCTCACGTACGGGCAGGTCGAGACGCAGGGCACCGCGCTCGCGGCCGCCCTCGCCGAGCTGGGGATCGCGGAGGGGGACCGCGTCGCGATCAACCTGCCCAACTGCCCCGAGTGGGTCGTCGCGCTGGTGGCCTGCGCGAAGCTCGGCGCCGTCGTGGTGCCGGTGAGCCCGCGGCTCAACTACCACGAGCTGAAGTACCAGCTCCGCCACGCCGAAGTCTCCTGCGTGGTGACGGCCGAGCGGCACAACGGCGTCGACTACCTGCAGCTGTTCGAGCAGGCGCTCGCCGAGCTCCCCGACCTGCAGTACATCGTCACCGTCGGGGACGAGGAGCTGTGGTACGACGACCGGATCTTCCAGTTCGAGGATCTCGTGTCGAAGGGCGCCGGCCGGCCGGTGCCCGCGCCCCAGGAGGTGCACGACGGGAGCGACCTCGCGCTCCTCTACACGTCGGGCACGATGGGCAAGCCGAAGGGCGTGCGCCTGAGCCATCGCGGGATCCTCGAGACCGCGGTGCGCACCGGCGAGGCGATCGAGCTCGCGCCGCAGGACCGCATCTTCGCCGGCGTGCCGCTGTTCGCGATCTTCGGCTTCTCGACGGCCGTCGGCGCGATCGCGAGCGGTGCGACGCTCGTGTTGCAGGAGCAGTTCGACGCCCCGACCGCGCTGGCGCTGCTGGAGCGCGAGCGCGTCACGGTGCTGCAGGGCGTGCCGACGATGTTCCACCTCCTCATGCGCGAGGAGCGGTTCGACGGCGCGAAGCTCCGCGCCGGTGGCCTGCGCACCGGCATCATCGCCGGCAGCCCGGCCAGCGAGGAGTTCGTCCGGCGGGTGCGGCGCTGGTGCGACGTGCACCTGGCGTACGGCCTCACCGAGACCGGCCCTACGGTCTCCATCACCCGCTTCACCGATCCCGAGGACAAGCGCCTCGGCACCGTCGGCCGCCCGCTCCCGGGCGTCGAGGTGATGGCCGTCGACGTGCTCACCGGCGCGCTGCACGGCCCCGCGGAGGCGGTCGGCGAGATCGCCGTGCGCGCCTCGGGCGTCATGATCGGCTACGCGCGCATGCCGGCGGAGACCGCCAAGTCGTTCACGCCCGAGGGCTACTTCCTCACGGGCGACCTGGGCATCCTCGACGACGACGGCTACCTGCGCATCGTCGGGCGCCGGAAGGAGGCGATCCTCCGCGGGGGCTACCAGATCCATCCGCGCGAGATCGAGAACCAGCTGCGCGCGCATCCGGGCGTCGAGGACGCCTGCGTGATCGGCATCCCGCACGACGTGCTGGGTGAGCTGATCTGCGCCTGCGTGGTGCCGGTCGAAGGTGCGGTCATCACGGGCAAGGAGCTCAAGGACTTCGCCCGCGACACGATGGCCGACTACAAGATTCCCGACCTCGTCCGCTTCTTCGACGCGTTCCCGATGACCGGGAGCGGGAAGGTGCGGCGACGAGAGCTCGAGCGCACGGTCGCGCTCGACCCAACCGTCACGTCGGGCGCCTGA
- a CDS encoding secondary thiamine-phosphate synthase enzyme YjbQ has translation MKTHTRYLTFTTRRRQEIVDITDEVEATRAAAGIHEGFVLVSAMHISASVFVNDHEPGLWQDILDWLESRVAPWDPEAYRHNSGTGEDNAAAHLRSLTIGHEVIVPVTAGRLDFGPWQRVFYGEWDGQRPKRVVLKAMGE, from the coding sequence ATGAAGACGCACACGCGCTACCTGACCTTCACCACGCGCCGCCGCCAGGAGATCGTCGACATCACCGACGAGGTCGAGGCGACGCGCGCGGCCGCCGGCATCCACGAGGGCTTCGTCCTCGTCTCCGCGATGCACATCTCGGCCTCGGTGTTCGTGAACGACCACGAGCCCGGGCTGTGGCAGGACATCCTCGACTGGCTGGAGTCGCGCGTCGCGCCCTGGGACCCCGAGGCGTACCGCCACAACAGCGGCACCGGCGAGGACAACGCGGCGGCGCATCTGCGCTCGCTCACGATCGGCCACGAGGTCATCGTTCCGGTCACCGCGGGCCGCCTCGACTTCGGCCCGTGGCAGCGCGTGTTCTACGGCGAGTGGGACGGGCAGCGGCCCAAGCGAGTCGTGCTGAAAGCGATGGGAGAGTGA
- a CDS encoding sensor histidine kinase — protein MLLTLLWVGTVTRALPLMSGSGAWERAAATGERALALARGRGSDPAAARAYDAHEQELRRSLELARRYSFVAPRAGRVLLATGVIGVALLIVGTSRVAGHLSRQLSRPLDQLVRWTALVQAGQPLPDEPEPRGAPEFRTLRQRMRTMSRELAEGRARALEAERAEAFRETARRVAHELKNPLTPIRFAVERLRRDATPAQAEAVEVLAAETARLEAMARSFAQFGRLPDGPAADVDLGDLARWAVATSVPEQLEGRVEVADDVPLVHGHYDALARALNNVLLNAVEACAPGGRVTVRVQRARCPAVPGDAVELAVHDTGVGIAPELLARIWDPYVTQKAHGTGLGLAIARQTVQAHGGIVDAVSAVGRGTEVRFILPVGGAGATPGRLPSADPRHDAPARDAAVPPPLATRTIA, from the coding sequence GTGCTCCTCACGCTCCTCTGGGTCGGCACGGTCACTCGGGCGCTGCCGCTGATGAGCGGAAGCGGCGCCTGGGAGCGGGCCGCGGCGACCGGCGAGCGCGCGCTCGCGCTGGCGCGCGGGCGCGGGTCGGACCCCGCCGCGGCACGTGCGTACGACGCGCACGAGCAGGAGCTGCGGCGCTCGCTCGAGCTGGCGCGCCGCTACAGCTTCGTGGCGCCGCGCGCGGGACGCGTGCTGCTGGCCACGGGGGTGATCGGCGTGGCGCTGCTGATCGTGGGAACGTCGCGGGTCGCCGGACACCTCAGCCGGCAGCTCAGCCGACCGCTGGACCAGCTGGTGCGCTGGACCGCGCTCGTGCAGGCGGGCCAGCCGCTCCCGGACGAGCCCGAGCCGCGCGGCGCGCCCGAGTTCCGCACGCTGCGGCAGCGCATGCGCACGATGTCGCGCGAGCTGGCGGAAGGCCGCGCGCGCGCCCTCGAGGCGGAGCGCGCGGAGGCGTTCCGCGAGACGGCGCGCCGCGTCGCGCACGAGCTCAAGAACCCGCTGACGCCGATCCGCTTCGCCGTCGAGCGGCTGCGCCGCGACGCGACGCCCGCGCAGGCCGAGGCGGTGGAGGTGCTGGCCGCGGAGACGGCGCGCCTGGAGGCGATGGCGCGCAGCTTCGCGCAGTTTGGCCGCCTTCCCGACGGCCCGGCCGCCGACGTCGACCTCGGCGACCTCGCGCGGTGGGCGGTCGCGACGTCGGTGCCGGAGCAGCTGGAAGGGCGCGTGGAGGTCGCCGACGACGTGCCGCTCGTGCACGGCCACTACGACGCGCTGGCGCGCGCGCTCAACAACGTGCTGCTGAACGCGGTCGAGGCGTGCGCGCCCGGCGGCCGCGTGACGGTGCGCGTGCAGCGCGCGCGCTGCCCCGCCGTGCCCGGCGACGCGGTGGAGCTGGCGGTGCACGACACCGGCGTCGGCATCGCGCCCGAGCTGCTGGCGCGCATCTGGGATCCGTACGTCACGCAGAAGGCGCACGGCACCGGACTCGGGCTCGCGATCGCGCGCCAGACGGTGCAGGCGCACGGCGGCATCGTCGACGCGGTGAGCGCCGTCGGCCGTGGCACCGAGGTGCGCTTCATCCTGCCGGTGGGCGGTGCAGGCGCGACGCCCGGCCGCCTTCCCTCCGCCGACCCGCGTCACGACGCGCCCGCGCGCGACGCCGCGGTGCCGCCGCCACTCGCCACGAGGACCATCGCCTGA
- a CDS encoding sigma-54-dependent transcriptional regulator: MPSVLIVDDEANIRRMVGALLATEGYDVRDAADGNAGVASALAHEPDVALLDLMMPGLDGLGALERLREAYPDLPVVMMSGRAGLADAVRATKLGAFTFLEKPLTPEGVLLALASALELRQARRAARALREDLGLGGEMVGASPAMLKVRELIARVGPSDARVLITGESGTGKELAAAAIHVASARRERPFIRVNCAAIPRDLVESEMFGHERGAFTGATERRIGRFELAHTGTLFMDEVGDLGAEAQAKLLRAIEAKEIERVGGGKPIRVDVRIVAATNKDLARAVTDGAFREDLLFRLNVIPIHLPPLRERPDDVPLLVRHFSALYRARTGRPAPAWTDEALALLVRHRWPGNVRELANIVERLAILHAGEPVTESHVRQVLAVDRGTPSDGVPVTLPDPSDLGASLNDALDGYERTLIVRALAVAQGNVAEAARRLQTDRPNLYRRMKRLGIQ; the protein is encoded by the coding sequence TTGCCGTCCGTCCTGATCGTCGACGACGAGGCGAACATCCGCCGCATGGTCGGCGCGCTGCTCGCCACCGAGGGCTACGACGTGCGCGACGCCGCCGACGGCAACGCCGGCGTGGCGAGCGCGCTGGCGCACGAGCCGGACGTCGCGCTGCTGGACCTGATGATGCCGGGCCTCGACGGGCTGGGCGCGCTGGAGCGGCTGCGCGAGGCGTATCCCGACCTGCCCGTGGTGATGATGAGCGGGCGCGCCGGGCTCGCCGACGCGGTGCGCGCGACGAAGCTCGGCGCGTTCACCTTCCTCGAGAAGCCGCTGACGCCCGAAGGCGTGCTGCTCGCGCTCGCGTCCGCGCTGGAGCTGCGCCAAGCGCGCCGCGCCGCGCGCGCGCTGCGCGAGGACCTGGGCCTCGGCGGCGAGATGGTGGGTGCCAGCCCCGCGATGCTGAAGGTGCGCGAGCTGATCGCGCGCGTCGGCCCGAGCGACGCGCGCGTGCTGATCACGGGCGAGAGCGGCACTGGCAAGGAACTCGCGGCGGCGGCGATCCACGTCGCGAGCGCGCGGCGCGAGCGCCCGTTCATCCGCGTCAACTGCGCGGCGATCCCGCGCGACCTGGTGGAGAGCGAGATGTTCGGCCACGAGCGCGGCGCGTTCACCGGCGCGACCGAGCGTCGCATCGGCCGCTTCGAGCTCGCGCACACGGGCACGCTCTTCATGGACGAGGTGGGGGACCTCGGCGCCGAGGCGCAGGCCAAGCTGCTGCGCGCCATCGAGGCGAAGGAGATCGAGCGCGTGGGCGGCGGGAAGCCGATCCGCGTGGACGTGCGCATCGTCGCGGCGACCAACAAGGACCTCGCGCGCGCGGTGACCGACGGCGCGTTCCGCGAGGACCTGCTCTTCCGCCTGAACGTCATCCCGATCCACCTGCCGCCGCTGCGCGAGCGCCCCGACGACGTGCCGCTACTGGTGCGGCACTTCTCCGCGCTCTACCGCGCGCGCACGGGACGTCCCGCGCCCGCCTGGACCGACGAGGCGCTCGCGCTGCTGGTGCGGCATCGCTGGCCCGGCAACGTGCGCGAGCTGGCGAACATCGTCGAGCGGCTCGCGATCCTGCACGCCGGCGAGCCGGTGACGGAGTCGCACGTGCGGCAGGTGCTCGCCGTGGACCGCGGGACGCCGAGCGACGGCGTGCCGGTGACGCTGCCCGATCCATCGGACCTGGGCGCGTCGCTGAACGACGCGCTGGACGGCTACGAGCGCACCCTGATCGTGCGCGCGCTGGCGGTGGCGCAGGGCAACGTCGCCGAGGCCGCGCGCCGCCTGCAGACGGACCGGCCGAACCTGTATCGCCGGATGAAGCGGCTGGGGATCCAGTGA
- a CDS encoding HNH endonuclease, with protein sequence MIVGCLALNASFEPLTMVPVKRALRLVIDGKAEIVESDGARFVHSARMTMPRPAVIRLTRFIHVPRRFRRQVTNTFLFARDRYRCQYCGRTQAELKGREALTRDHLIPMSRGGTNEWTNVVTACSSCNLRKANHFPNEIGMHPMTAPVEPHFVHLSWAVRRLTPAQARYIRTFYGEQMLHQLEVLERRGHHTPHGHHAAHGHHGTHGAHGSSHGSSHGHHAASS encoded by the coding sequence GTGATCGTCGGCTGTCTGGCCCTGAACGCGAGCTTCGAGCCCCTCACGATGGTGCCCGTGAAGCGGGCGCTCCGCCTCGTCATCGACGGGAAGGCGGAGATCGTCGAGAGCGACGGTGCGCGATTCGTCCACTCCGCGCGCATGACGATGCCGCGCCCGGCGGTGATCCGCCTGACGCGCTTCATCCACGTGCCGCGCCGCTTCCGCCGGCAGGTGACCAACACCTTCCTCTTCGCGCGCGACCGCTACCGCTGCCAGTACTGCGGGCGCACGCAGGCGGAACTGAAGGGGCGCGAGGCGCTGACGCGCGACCACCTGATCCCGATGTCGCGCGGCGGGACCAACGAGTGGACCAACGTGGTCACCGCCTGCAGCAGCTGCAACCTGCGCAAGGCGAACCACTTCCCGAACGAGATCGGGATGCACCCGATGACCGCGCCGGTGGAGCCGCACTTCGTCCACCTGTCGTGGGCGGTGCGCCGCCTCACGCCCGCGCAGGCGCGCTACATCCGCACCTTCTACGGCGAGCAGATGCTGCATCAGCTCGAGGTGCTGGAGCGCCGCGGCCATCACACGCCGCACGGCCACCACGCCGCGCACGGGCATCACGGCACGCACGGCGCGCACGGCTCCTCGCACGGCTCCTCGCACGGTCACCACGCCGCGTCGTCCTAG
- a CDS encoding branched-chain amino acid transaminase — MSDRSSGRTALIWRDGHLIPWEQATLHVMSHVVHYGSSVFEGIRCYETPSGPAVFRLREHMRRLVDSCKIYRIELPWTVDQLVQATVDLVAANELRHCYLRPVVVRAGEQMGVLPFGVPIETFIVAWKWGTYLGADALEKGVDVCVSSWRRAAPGTFPTMAKAGGNYLNSQLAKMEARTDGYVEGITLDSFGYVAEGSGENLFVIRDGIIYTSGLDSAILNGITRDSVIRIARDLGYEVREERLPREMLYVADELFFTGTAAELTPIRSVDRIDVGEGKPGPITKAIQDRYMGIVTGRVADPYGWLTPVPVAEAVG, encoded by the coding sequence ATGTCGGACCGCTCGTCCGGCCGCACCGCCCTGATCTGGCGCGACGGCCACCTGATCCCCTGGGAGCAGGCGACCCTCCACGTCATGAGCCACGTCGTGCACTACGGCTCCAGCGTGTTCGAGGGGATCCGCTGCTACGAGACGCCGTCGGGGCCGGCCGTCTTCCGCCTGCGCGAGCACATGCGCCGCCTGGTGGACTCCTGCAAGATCTACCGGATCGAGCTGCCCTGGACGGTCGACCAGCTGGTGCAGGCGACGGTCGACCTGGTCGCCGCCAACGAGCTGCGGCACTGCTACCTGCGCCCGGTCGTCGTGCGCGCGGGCGAGCAGATGGGCGTGCTCCCGTTCGGCGTCCCGATCGAGACCTTCATCGTCGCCTGGAAGTGGGGCACCTACCTGGGCGCCGACGCGCTGGAGAAGGGCGTCGACGTCTGCGTCTCCAGCTGGCGCCGCGCGGCGCCCGGGACGTTCCCGACGATGGCCAAGGCGGGCGGCAACTACCTGAACTCGCAGCTCGCCAAGATGGAGGCGCGCACCGACGGCTACGTCGAGGGCATCACGCTCGACAGCTTCGGCTACGTGGCCGAGGGGAGCGGCGAGAACCTGTTCGTCATCCGCGACGGCATCATCTACACGAGCGGGCTCGACTCGGCCATCCTCAACGGGATCACGCGCGACTCGGTCATCCGGATCGCGCGGGACCTCGGCTACGAGGTGCGCGAGGAGCGGCTGCCGCGCGAGATGCTCTACGTCGCGGACGAGCTGTTCTTCACGGGGACCGCGGCGGAGCTGACGCCCATCCGCTCGGTGGACCGCATCGACGTCGGGGAGGGGAAGCCCGGCCCGATCACGAAGGCGATCCAGGACCGCTACATGGGCATCGTGACCGGGCGGGTGGCCGACCCCTACGGGTGGCTGACCCCCGTCCCGGTGGCGGAAGCGGTCGGCTGA
- a CDS encoding amidohydrolase family protein, whose protein sequence is MRLLAARWLLPVTSAPIEHGAVAIDDAGRLAYVGPRAGAPACDDVEDLGDAVLLPGLVNAHTHLELTAMRGLLEHADFFAWIRTLTRARAEVLDDAALVDASRLGVLEGLSAGVTTFADTSASGAPLEALVECGARGIVYQEVFGPDASQREASMAGLRARVAALRARATPLVHVGVSPHAVYSVHEDLLLDACAWALGESLPIAMHVSESAAEIDFLREGHGPFADFLRARGITVRRRAHSPVHLLAELGIAATARPLLIHGVRFDDSDVALVAHYDCPVAHCPASNAKLGHGVAPLRALLNAGVRVGLGTDSVASNNRLDLLDEARHAALQQRATLARADALSAEEALRLATIGGARALGLAHEIGSLEVGKAADLAAWRLDAHPRAVGAGDLPAALVFALAGLPADHVTVAGRTLLRGGALLHPDAAAIAARVGATADRLRAWDLDARAPRPGSA, encoded by the coding sequence GTGAGGCTGCTCGCCGCGCGCTGGCTCCTTCCCGTCACCAGCGCGCCGATCGAACACGGCGCGGTCGCGATCGACGACGCGGGGCGCCTCGCCTACGTCGGCCCGCGCGCCGGCGCGCCCGCGTGCGACGACGTGGAGGACCTCGGCGACGCGGTGCTGCTGCCCGGGCTCGTGAACGCGCACACGCACCTCGAGCTGACCGCGATGCGCGGGCTGCTGGAGCACGCGGACTTCTTCGCCTGGATCCGCACGCTCACGCGCGCGCGCGCCGAGGTGCTGGACGACGCGGCGCTGGTGGACGCGTCGCGCCTGGGCGTGCTGGAGGGACTGAGCGCGGGCGTCACGACCTTCGCCGACACCTCCGCCAGCGGCGCGCCGCTCGAGGCGCTGGTCGAGTGCGGCGCGCGCGGCATCGTCTATCAGGAGGTGTTCGGCCCCGACGCGTCGCAGCGCGAGGCGTCCATGGCCGGGCTGCGCGCGCGCGTCGCCGCGCTGCGGGCGCGTGCGACGCCGCTCGTGCACGTCGGCGTCTCGCCGCACGCCGTCTACTCCGTGCACGAGGACCTGCTGCTCGACGCCTGCGCGTGGGCGCTCGGCGAGTCGCTGCCGATCGCGATGCACGTCAGCGAGAGCGCCGCGGAGATCGACTTCCTGCGCGAGGGCCATGGGCCCTTCGCGGACTTCCTGCGCGCGCGCGGCATCACCGTGCGGCGGCGCGCGCACTCGCCCGTGCACCTGCTGGCCGAGCTGGGGATCGCGGCCACCGCGCGCCCGCTGCTGATCCACGGCGTGCGCTTCGACGACAGCGACGTCGCGCTGGTCGCGCACTACGACTGCCCGGTCGCGCACTGTCCCGCATCGAACGCGAAGCTCGGCCACGGCGTCGCGCCGCTGCGCGCGCTGCTAAACGCCGGCGTGCGCGTGGGGCTGGGCACGGACTCCGTGGCGAGCAACAACCGCCTCGACCTGCTGGACGAGGCGCGCCACGCCGCGCTGCAGCAGCGCGCCACGCTCGCCCGCGCCGACGCGCTGTCGGCCGAGGAGGCGCTGCGGCTGGCGACCATCGGCGGGGCGCGGGCGCTGGGTTTGGCCCACGAGATCGGGTCGCTGGAGGTGGGGAAGGCCGCCGACCTCGCGGCGTGGCGGCTGGACGCGCACCCGCGGGCGGTGGGGGCGGGCGACCTGCCCGCGGCGCTCGTGTTCGCGCTCGCCGGACTGCCCGCCGACCACGTGACCGTCGCGGGGCGCACGCTCCTGCGCGGCGGCGCGCTGCTCCATCCCGACGCGGCGGCCATCGCGGCCCGCGTCGGGGCGACCGCGGACCGGCTGCGGGCGTGGGACCTGGACGCCCGGGCGCCGCGGCCGGGCTCTGCATAG
- a CDS encoding penicillin-binding protein 1A, which produces MTAPTPGTPPAAAAPTPSGRAARPSGRDGGPFWRRHPNAVRAVLLATVFFAALAAGGLYAAWALVCRGGACPSVAGLEGYSPRQTSKLYAADGRFVAEIGNERRTLVTLKEIPPVVKDAFLVTEDKRFYDHAGIDWLRIPGATLRNVRARRWREGFSTITMQLARNVFSEDISREKTLVRKLREARVARDIERRYPKDKILELYLNQIYLGAGAYGVETAAQRYFGKSVRELSLAEAATLAALPKGPSIYDPRRFPERAVQRRNTIIELLRREGRINEADASLARAYPLQLATRSESGETAPYFVEWVRRQLEEKFGRQLYEDGLKVYTTLDVEMQSAAERALEAQLRAIEAGRYGPYRHPSFEQYEARDQDDAEQARASANSPYLQGAFIALDPRTGGVRALVGGRDFDDSKFNRATQALRQPGSTFKPIVYSAAVQNGRMPASIVPDEPVTVPQADGSSWTPGNFDGKFEGPIPMRRALYMSRNLAAVNVGMELGPQTVIAQARKFGLTTPIPPYPAIYLGSADVYPIEMVAAYSAFATLGTRSTPNAIVRVENQRGDVLWEPTQERIPVMSPEEAYVMVSMMRDVNQRGTAYNAVWGAGFRVPSAGKTGTTNDGADVWYVGYTSDLVAGVWMGLDRPQKIKGNAQGGELAAPAWTAFMTEVYRRKPTPPDWPMPSGIVERQVVAGTNKLFLPECTGAPSITDIFIAGLEPVETCVPGEMYGDETGLGPDTLGTGTDTLTPQPTPGTPVRPTVPYPGTPAPLPPGTPPATDSAAGDSIRLRPPAARPPGTRRRVPTDTASRLPPATEPLPDARPVRPSVPPRR; this is translated from the coding sequence ATGACCGCACCGACGCCCGGAACGCCCCCAGCCGCGGCCGCGCCCACTCCCTCCGGTCGCGCCGCCCGCCCCTCGGGGCGGGACGGCGGCCCGTTCTGGCGCCGGCACCCCAACGCCGTCCGCGCCGTCCTGCTGGCGACGGTCTTCTTCGCGGCGCTCGCCGCCGGTGGCCTCTACGCCGCCTGGGCGCTCGTCTGCCGCGGCGGCGCCTGCCCGTCGGTCGCGGGGCTCGAGGGCTACTCGCCCCGCCAGACGTCCAAGCTCTACGCCGCCGACGGCCGCTTCGTGGCCGAGATCGGGAACGAGCGCCGCACCCTGGTGACGCTGAAGGAGATCCCGCCCGTCGTGAAGGACGCCTTCCTCGTCACCGAGGACAAGCGCTTCTACGACCACGCGGGCATCGACTGGCTGCGCATCCCCGGCGCGACGCTGCGCAACGTGCGCGCGCGCCGGTGGCGCGAGGGCTTCTCGACCATCACGATGCAGCTCGCGCGCAACGTCTTCTCCGAGGACATCAGCCGCGAGAAGACGCTCGTCCGCAAGCTGCGCGAGGCGCGCGTCGCCCGCGACATCGAGCGCCGCTACCCGAAGGACAAGATCCTCGAGCTGTACCTGAACCAGATCTACCTCGGCGCCGGCGCGTACGGGGTGGAGACCGCGGCGCAGCGCTACTTCGGCAAGAGCGTGCGCGAGCTGAGCCTCGCCGAGGCGGCGACGCTGGCCGCGCTGCCCAAGGGGCCGTCCATCTACGACCCGCGCCGCTTCCCCGAGCGCGCGGTCCAGCGCCGCAACACGATCATCGAGCTGCTGCGCCGCGAGGGCCGCATCAACGAGGCCGACGCGTCGCTCGCGCGTGCCTACCCGCTGCAGCTCGCGACCCGCTCCGAGAGCGGCGAGACCGCGCCCTACTTCGTCGAGTGGGTGCGCCGCCAGCTGGAGGAGAAGTTCGGCCGCCAGCTCTACGAGGACGGCCTCAAGGTCTACACGACCCTCGACGTCGAGATGCAGTCGGCGGCCGAGCGCGCGCTGGAGGCGCAGCTGCGCGCGATCGAGGCGGGGCGCTACGGCCCGTACAGGCATCCCAGCTTCGAGCAGTACGAGGCGCGCGACCAGGACGACGCCGAGCAGGCGCGCGCCAGCGCCAACTCGCCGTACCTGCAGGGCGCGTTCATCGCGCTCGACCCGCGCACCGGCGGGGTGCGCGCGCTGGTGGGCGGCCGCGACTTCGACGACTCCAAGTTCAACCGCGCGACGCAGGCGCTCCGCCAGCCCGGCTCGACGTTCAAGCCGATCGTCTACTCGGCCGCGGTGCAGAACGGGCGCATGCCCGCGTCCATCGTCCCCGACGAGCCGGTCACCGTGCCGCAGGCCGACGGCTCGTCGTGGACGCCGGGGAACTTCGACGGGAAGTTCGAGGGCCCCATCCCGATGCGTCGCGCGCTCTACATGTCGCGCAACCTCGCGGCCGTCAACGTCGGCATGGAGCTCGGCCCGCAGACGGTGATCGCGCAGGCACGGAAGTTCGGGCTCACGACGCCCATCCCGCCGTATCCCGCGATCTACCTCGGCTCCGCCGACGTCTACCCGATCGAGATGGTGGCCGCGTACTCGGCGTTCGCCACGCTCGGCACGCGCAGCACGCCGAACGCGATCGTGCGCGTCGAGAACCAGCGCGGCGACGTGCTGTGGGAGCCGACGCAGGAGCGCATCCCCGTGATGTCGCCCGAGGAGGCGTACGTCATGGTGAGCATGATGCGCGACGTGAACCAGCGCGGCACCGCGTACAACGCCGTGTGGGGCGCGGGCTTCCGCGTGCCGTCCGCCGGCAAGACCGGCACGACCAACGACGGCGCCGACGTCTGGTACGTCGGCTACACGTCGGACCTCGTCGCCGGCGTGTGGATGGGCCTCGACCGGCCGCAGAAGATCAAGGGCAACGCGCAGGGCGGCGAGCTGGCCGCGCCGGCGTGGACGGCGTTCATGACCGAGGTCTATCGCCGCAAGCCCACGCCGCCCGACTGGCCGATGCCGTCGGGGATCGTCGAGCGCCAGGTCGTCGCGGGCACGAACAAGCTGTTCCTCCCGGAGTGCACGGGCGCGCCGTCGATCACCGACATCTTCATCGCCGGCCTGGAGCCGGTGGAGACGTGCGTCCCCGGCGAGATGTACGGCGACGAGACGGGCCTCGGCCCCGACACGCTCGGGACGGGCACCGATACGCTGACGCCGCAGCCGACGCCCGGCACGCCCGTGCGGCCGACGGTGCCGTATCCCGGCACGCCCGCCCCGCTGCCGCCCGGCACGCCGCCGGCCACCGACAGCGCCGCGGGCGACAGCATCCGCCTGCGTCCGCCCGCGGCGCGTCCGCCGGGCACGCGCCGCCGCGTGCCGACGGACACCGCGAGCCGCCTCCCGCCCGCGACCGAGCCGCTGCCCGACGCGCGTCCCGTGCGTCCCAGCGTCCCGCCGCGGCGATGA